A stretch of the Glycine soja cultivar W05 chromosome 13, ASM419377v2, whole genome shotgun sequence genome encodes the following:
- the LOC114381901 gene encoding heavy metal-associated isoprenylated plant protein 23-like: protein MGVGDYLSDLIGSGNGNHQHKNKNKKQLQTVELKVMMDCDGCVLKVKKALSSLDGVKSVEINRKQQKVTVTGYVEPNKVLKKAKSTGKKAEIWPYVPFNMVANPYAVQAYDKKAPPGYVRRVDNSSVTIGTVTTAYADPYTTMFSDENPNACSIM, encoded by the exons ATGGGGGTTGGAGATTATTTGTCTGATTTAATTGGAAGTGGCAATGGAAACCACCaacacaagaacaagaacaagaagcaATTACAGACCGTAGAGCTGAAGGTGATGATGGATTGTGACGGCTGTGTGCTCAAGGTTAAGAAAGCTCTCTCTTCATTAGATG GAGTAAAATCGGTGGAGATAAACAGGAAGCAGCAGAAAGTGACAGTAACCGGTTATGTGGAACCAAACAAGGTCTTAAAGAAGGCCAAGTCAACAGGGAAGAAGGCTGAGATTTGGCCTTACGTGCCATTCAACATGGTGGCTAATCCATATGCTGTTCAAGCTTATGACAAGAAAGCTCCTCCGGGATATGTGAGGAGAGTGGACAACTCTTCTGTCACCATTGGAACAGTGACAACAGCATATGCAGATCCATACACCACCATGTTCAGTGATGAAAACCCAAATGCATGTTCTATCATGTAG
- the LOC114381484 gene encoding protein CELLULOSE SYNTHASE INTERACTIVE 1-like, translated as MERNGDGKAQDSEPLPPHSVLKMGLRERSNSSSMEDPDGTLASVAQCIEQLRQSSSSMQEKEYSLKQLLELIDMRENAFSAVGSHSQAVPVLVSLLRSGSLNVKIQAATVLGSLCKENELRVKVLLGGCIPPLLGLLKSSSAEGQVAAAKTIFAVSQGGAKDHVGSKIFSTEGVVPVLWEQLQKGLKTGNVVDNLLTGALKNLSSSTERFWNATIQAGGVDILIKLLTTGQSSTLANVCFLLACMMMEDASVCSKLLTAEATKQLLKLLGPGNDAPVRAEAAGALKALSAQCKDARKEIANSNGIPALINATIAPSKEFMQGEYAQALQENAMCALANISGGLSYVISSLGQSLESCSSPTQAADTLGALASALMIYDDKAESTRASDPLVVEQTLLEQFKPGLPFLVQERTIEALASLYSNPILSIKLTNSDAKHLLVGLITMAANEVQDELLKSLLTLCNTECSLWLALQGREGVQLLISLLGLSSEQQQECAVSLLCLLSNENDESKWAITAAGGIPPLVQILESGSAKAKEDSATILRNLCDHSEDIRACVESADAVPALLWLLKNGSPNGKEIAAKTLNHLIHKSDTATISQLTALLTSDLPESKVYVLDALRSMLSVVALTDLLREGSAASDAIVTMIKLLSSTKEETQAKSASALAGIFETRKDVRESSIAVKTLWSAMKLLNVESESILMESSRCLAAIFLSIKENKDVAAIARDALLSLVALANSSVLEVAELATCAVANLILDSEIAEKAVAEEVILAATRVLREGTISGKTHAAAAIARLLHCKRQVDYAVTDCVNRAGTVLALVSFLDFAIDGHSSTSEALEALAMLSRSDVTGAHSKPAWAVLAEFPKSISPIVLSIADSTSVLQDKAIEILSRLCKDQPFVLGDSVVTASGCISSIAKRIINSTSKNVKVKIGGAAVLICAAKLNHQRLVEDLNRSNLCANLVQSLVDMLISSQATLDNQGDDSREVISICRHTKEANDGKSNTGTAIISGANLAVWLLSVLACHDEKSKIAIMEAGAIEVLTDRIADCFSQYSQIDYKEDSSMWICALLLAILFQDRDIIRAHATMKSIPALANLLKSEESANRYFAAQSIASLVCNGSRGTLLSVANSGAAGGLISLLGCADSDIQDLLELSDEFSLVHYPDQVALERLFRVDDIRIGATSRKAIPALVDLLKPIPERPGAPFLALGLLTQLSIDCPSNKIVMVEAGALEALSKYLSLGPQDATEEAATDLLGILFSSAEIRRHESAFGAVTQLVAVLRLGGRAARYRAAKALESLFSADHIRNAETARQAVQPLVEILNTGLEREQHAAIAALVRLLSENPSKALAVADVEMNAVDVLCRILSSDCSMDLKGDAAELCSVLFGNTRIRSTMAAARCVEPLVSLLVSEFSPAHHSVVRALDRLVDDEQLAELVAAHGAVIPLVGLLYGRNYVLHEAISRALVKLGKDRPACKMEMVKAGVIESILDILHEAPDYLCAAFAELLRILTNNASIAKGPSAAKVVEPLFMLLTREEFGPDGQHSALQVLVNILEHPQCRADYTLTSHQVIEPLIPLLDSPISAVQQLAAELLSHLLLEEHLQKDPVTQQVIGPLIRVLGSGIHILQQRAIKALVSIALIWPNEIAKEGGVIEISKVILQSDPSIPHALWESAASVLASILQFSSEYYLEVPVAVLVRLLRSGLESTVVGALNALLVLESDDGTSAEAMAESGAIEALLELLGSHQCEETAARLLEVLLHNVKIRETKVTKSAILPLSHYLLDPQTQAQQARLLATLALGDLFQNEGLARTSDAVSACRALVNVLEDQPTEEMKVVAICALQNLVMYSRSNKRAVAEAGGVQVILDLIGSSDPETSVQAAMFIKLLFSNHTIQEYASSETVRAITAAIEKDLWATGSVNDEYLKALNSLFSNFPRLRATEPATLSIPHLVTSLKTGSEATQEAALDALFLLRQAWSACPAEVSRAQSIAAADAIPLLQYLIQSGPPRFQEKAEFLLQCLPGTLVVIIKCGNNMKQSVGNPSVFCKLTLGNTPPRQTKVVSTGPNPEWDESFTWSFESPPKGQKLHISCKNKSKMGKSSFGKVTIQIDRVVMLGAVSGEYTLLPESKSGPSRNLEIEFQWSNK; from the exons ATG GAAAGAAATGGTGATGGGAAGGCTCAAGATTCAGAGCCTCTACCTCCTCATTCTGTTCTGAAGATGGGATTGAG AGAACGTAGCAACAGCAGCAGCATGGAGGATCCAGATGGGACATTAGCAAGTGTTGCCCAATGCATTGAGCAGCTGCGTCAGAGCTCATCTTCTATGCAAGAGAAAGAGTATTCTTTGAAGCAGTTATTGGAGCTTATTGATATGCGAGAAAACGCTTTCAGTGCTGTTGGCTCTCATTCTCAGGCAGTTCCAGTACTTGTTTCCCTTCTCCGGTCAGGGTCATTGAATGTGAAGATACAGGCAGCAACTGTCTTGGGCTCACTTTGTAAAGAAAATGAGCTTAGGGTGAAAGTCTTGCTTGGAGGTTGCATTCCTCCTTTGCTTGGTCTACTCAAGTCCAGTTCTGCTGAAGGTCAAGTAGCTGCGGCAAAGACTATTTTTGCTGTCTCTCAAGGTGGTGCCAAAGATCATGTTGGATCAAAAATTTTTTCAACTGAAGGAGTTGTTCCAGTGCTATGGGAGCAGCTGCAAAAGGGCCTGAAGACTGGAAATGTAGTTGATAATTTATTGACTGGGGCATTGAAAAATCTCTCCAGTAGCACTGAGAGATTCTGGAATGCCACAATACAAGCTGGAGGAGTGGACATATTAATTAAGTTACTGACAACAGGGCAGTCTAGCACTTTAGCAAATGTGTGCTTTTTACTGGCTTGtatgatgatggaggatgcatctGTTTGTTCAAAGTTGTTGACAGCAGAGGCAACAAAACAACTCCTCAAACTTTTAGGCCCTGGTAATGATGCCCCTGTCAGGGCTGAGGCAGCCGGTGCTCTTAAAGCTCTATCTGCCCAGTGCAAAGATGCAAGGAAAGAGATAGCCAATTCCAATGGCATTCCTGCTTTGATTAATGCTACCATAGCTCCTTCCAAAGAGTTCATGCAGGGTGAGTATGCTCAAGCGTTACAGGAGAATGCTATGTGTGCTTTAGCAAACATTTCTGGTGGTTTGTCATATGTCATCTCCAGTCTTGGTCAAAGCCTTGAATCATGCTCCTCTCCTACTCAAGCTGCCGACACATTGGGGGCTTTAGCTTCAGCTCTTATGATATATGATGACAAGGCAGAATCTACCAGGGCATCAGATCCTTTGGTAGTAGAGCAGACATTACTTGAACAATTTAAACCCGGCTTACCATTCCTTGTGCAGGAACGGACCATTGAAGCCCTAGCTAGTTTGTATAGCAATCCTATACTGTCAATTAAACTTACAAATTCTGATGCAAAGCATTTGCTTGTTGGTTTAATAACAATGGCTGCTAATGAAGTGCAAGATGAGCTTCTAAAATCTCTCTTGACATTGTGCAATACTGAATGCAGTCTATGGCTTGCACTTCAAGGCCGTGAAGGAGTTCAGCTGTTGATATCTCTTCTGGGGCTTTCATCAGAACAGCAGCAAGAATGTGCTGTTTCCCTCCTTTGCCTTTTATctaatgaaaatgatgaaagcaAATGGGCCATTACTGCTGCTGGTGGTATACCTCCTCTTGTTCAAATTTTGGAGTCAGGATCTGCAAAAGCAAAGGAAGACTCAGCAACAATCCTTAGGAACCTATGCGATCACAGTGAGGATATACGTGCTTGTGTTGAAAGTGCTGATGCCGTTCCTGCATTGCTGTGGCTGTTGAAGAATGGAAGCCCAAATGGGAAGGAGATTGCAGCCAAGACTTTGAATCACTTAATTCATAAATCTGATACAGCAACTATCAGTCAGCTTACAGCATTATTGACCAGTGATTTACCTGAATCTAAGGTTTATGTTTTAGATGCTTTGAGGAGTATGCTTTCAGTTGTTGCTCTTACTGATCTTCTACGTGAAGGTAGTGCTGCCAGTGACGCAATTGTTACAATGATAAAACTTTTGAGCTCAACCAAGGAAGAAACTCAGGCAAAGTCTGCATCTGCTCTGGCGGGAATTTTCGAAACGAGGAAAGATGTGCGTGAAAGCAGCATTGCTGTTAAAACTCTTTGGTCAGCAATGAAGTTGCTTAATGTTGAATCTGAAAGTATCTTAATGGAGTCCTCGCGCTGCTTGGCTGCAATATTTCTTTCcatcaaagagaacaaggatgTGGCTGCTATTGCTAGAGATGCATTACTCTCCCTAGTTGCACTAGCTAACTCTTCAGTTTTAGAAGTGGCAGAGCTGGCAACATGTGCTGTGGCAAATCTTATTTTGGATAGTGAAATTGCTGAGAAAGCTGTTGCAGAAGAGGTCATCTTGGCTGCTACCAGAGTATTACGTGAAGGCACAATTTCTGGAAAAACACATGCTGCTGCAGCAATTGCTCGCCTCTTACATTGTAAGAGGCAAGTTGATTATGCTGTAACTGATTGTGTGAATCGAGCTGGCACTGTTCTTGCATTAGTTTCTTTCTTAGATTTTGCTATTGATGGACATAGTTCCACATCAGAAGCTCTTGAAGCACTTGCCATGCTGTCCAGGTCAGATGTGACCGGTGCACACAGTAAACCTGCTTGGGCAGTTTTAGCTGAATTTCCTAAAAGCATAAGCCCGATAGTTTTGTCTATTGCTGATTCAACGTCAGTGTTGCAGGATAAAGCTATTGAAATATTATCTCGATTATGTAAGGATCAGCCTTTTGTTCTGGGAGACAGTGTTGTTACTGCCTCTGGATGTATATCTTCTATAGCTAAGAGGATAATCAATTCCACTTCTAAAAATGTAAAGGTCAAAATTGGAGGGGCTGCTGTTCTTATTTGTGCTGCTAAACTAAATCATCAGAGGCTGGTGGAGGATCTCAATAGATCAAACTTGTGTGCTAATCTTGTTCAGTCTCTGGTCGATATGCTTATTTCTTCACAGGCTACTTTGGATAATCAGGGTGATGACAGCAGGGAAGTTATCAGCATTTGCAGGCATACAAAAGAAGCCAATGATGGTAAATCAAACACTGGTACCGCTATTATTTCTGGTGCCAACTTAGCTGTATGGTTACTGTCTGTTCTTGCTTGCCATgatgaaaaaagtaaaattgcAATAATGGAGGCAGGAGCAATTGAGGTTCTCACTGACAGGATTGCAGATTGTTTCTCACAATATAGTCAG ATTGACTATAAAGAAGATAGCAGCATGTGGATTTGTGCTTTGTTGTTGGCAATATTATTTCAAGATAGGGATATCATACGAGCACATGCaaccatgaaatctataccagCCCTTGCCAACTTATTGAAGTCAGAGGAATCAGCGAACAGATATTTTGCTGCACAATCAATAGCTAGCCTAGTCTGTAATGGTAGCAGGGGAACACTTCTGTCTGTGGCAAATTCTGGGGCAGCAGGTGGACTTATCTCCTTGCTTGGCTGTGCTGATTCTGATATACAGGATCTTCTGGAATTGTCAGATGAATTTTCTTTGGTGCATTATCCTGACCAAGTTGCTCTCGAGAGGTTGTTTAGAGTTGATGACATAAGAATTGGTGCCACTTCTCGGAAGGCAATACCTGCTTTAGTTGATCTGCTCAAACCAATTCCAGAACGCCCAGGAGCACCATTTTTAGCACTTGGGCTTTTGACTCAGCTTTCTATAGATTGTCCATCAAATAAGATTGTAATGGTTGAGGCAGGGGCCCTAGAGGCTCTTTCTAAGTATCTTTCACTAGGTCCACAAGATGCAACGGAAGAAGCTGCTACAGATCTGTTAGGAATTCTGTTTAGCAGTGCAGAAATTCGAAGACATGAGTCAGCATTTGGAGCTGTTACTCAACTTGTAGCTGTCCTGCGTTTAGGAGGAAGAGCTGCAAGATATAGGGCTGCAAAAGCTTTGGAAAGTTTATTCTCTGCTGACCATATTAGAAATGCAGAGACTGCTCGACAAGCTGTTCAACCCTTGGTGGAGATTCTTAATACTGGTTTAGAGAGAGAGCAGCATGCTGCAATTGCTGCATTGGTTAGGTTACTGAGTGAAAACCCTTCAAAAGCACTTGCTGTTGCAGATGTTGAGATGAATGCAGTGGATGTTCTTTGCAGGATTCTCTCATCAGATTGCTCAATGGACCTCAAAGGGGATGCTGCTGAATTATGTTCTGTTCTTTTTGGAAATACCAGGATTCGGTCCACAATGGCTGCTGCACGTTGTGTTGAACCTCTGGTCTCTCTCCTTGTAAGTGAGTTTAGTCCTGCTCACCATTCAGTTGTCCGTGCATTGGATAGGCTTGTTGATGATGAGCAACTGGCTGAATTAGTTGCTGCACATGGTGCAGTTATTCCTCTTGTTGGCCTACTTTATGGTAGGAATTATGTACTTCACGAGGCCATTTCCAGAGCTCTGGTCAAGTTAGGAAAAGACAGGCCAGCTTGTAAAATGGAAATGGTGAAAGCTGGAGTTATTGAAAGCATACTTGACATCCTTCATGAAGCACCTGATTATCTGTGTGCAGCTTTTGCAGAATTGTTGCGTATATTGACCAACAATGCTAGCATAGCTAAAGGGCCATCGGCTGCTAAAGTAGTTGAACCCCTGTTTATGTTGCTGACAAGAGAAGAATTTGGGCCAGATGGACAACATAGTGCATTGCAGGTTTTAGTTAATATCTTAGAACATCCGCAGTGTCGTGCTGATTACACATTGACTTCTCACCAAGTTATTGAACCTCTTATCCCTTTGCTTGATTCTCCAATATCAGCAGTGCAACAGTTGGCTGCTGAGCTTCTCTCGCATCTACTTTTAGAAGAACACCTTCAGAAAGATCCGGTGACGCAACAGGTAATTGGCCCTCTTATACGAGTTCTTGGTTCTGGTATACATATATTGCAGCAAAGAGCTATAAAGGCCCTGGTTAGTATTGCACTGATATGGCCAAATGAAATTGCAAAAGAAGGTGGTgttattgaaatttcaaaagttATATTGCAATCTGATCCTTCCATTCCTCATGCTTTATGGGAGTCTGCTGCCTCTGTTTTGGCTAGTATTCTACAATTTAGTTCTGAATACTACTTGGAAGTTCCTGTTGCTGTTTTGGTTAGGCTGCTTCGATCTGGCTTAGAAAGCACTGTTGTTGGTGCATTAAATGCTCTTCTTGTGTTGGAAAGTGATGATGGAACTAGTGCTGAAGCAATGGCTGAAAGTGGTGCTATAGAGGCTCTCTTGGAGCTCCTGGGATCTCATCAGTGCGAGGAAACTGCTGCAAGACTGTTGGAAGTTTTGCTCCACAATGTAAAGATCAGAGAAACAAAAGTTACTAAGTCAGCCATCTTACCATTATCCCATTATCTCTTGGACCCACAAACCCAAGCACAACAAGCAAGGTTGTTAGCAACTTTGGCTCTTGGTGATCTATTTCAGAATGAGGGTCTTGCTCGGACAAGTGATGCAGTTTCAGCTTGTCGCGCTTTAGTGAATGTGCTTGAAGACCAACCAACTGAAGAAATGAAAGTTGTAGCCATATGTGCTCTGCAAAACCTTGTGATGTACAGTCGATCAAATAAAAGAGCAGTTGCAGAGGCGGGTGGGGTTCAGGTTATACTGGATCTGATAGGTTCAAGTGATCCTGAAACATCTGTTCAGGCTGCAATGTTTATTAAACTTCTATTTTCAAATCATACCATTCAAGAGTATGCTTCTAGTGAAACAGTCAGAGCAATAACTG CTGCTATTGAAAAGGACTTATGGGCTACTGGATCTGTGAACGATGAGTATCTTAAAGCCTTAAATTCTCTATTTAGCAACTTCCCAAGACTGAGAGCAACTGAACCAGCAACACTTAGCATTCCCCATTTGGTTACGTCCTTAAAGACAGGCTCTGAGGCTACTCAGGAAGCTGCCTTGGATGCACTTTTCCTGCTTAGGCAAGCTTGGTCAGCATGTCCAGCAGAAGTTTCAAGAGCTCAGTCAATAGCAGCTGCAGATGCTATTCCTTTGCTGCAGTACTTAATCCAGTCTGGCCCACCTCGCTTTCAGGAGAAGGCAGAATTTTTATTGCAGTGTTTGCCAGGAACGTTGGTGGTGATCATCAAGTGTGGTAACAATATGAAGCAATCTGTTGGAAACCCAAGTGTTTTTTGCAAGCTTACACTAGGAAACACTCCTCCAAGGCAAACCAAG GTGGTCTCAACTGGCCCTAATCCGGAGTGGGATGAGAGCTTTACATGGTCGTTTGAGAGTCCTCCAAAAGGTCAGAAGCTTCACATTTCTTGCAAAAACAAGAGCAAAATGGGAAAG AGTTCATTTGGGAAAGTGACGATCCAGATTGATCGGGTAGTAATGCTTGGAGCAGTATCTGGTGAGTACACTCTGTTGCCGGAAAGTAAAAGTGGACCCTCGAGGAATTTAGAAATTGAATTTCAGTGGTCTAACAAGTGA
- the LOC114381811 gene encoding trafficking protein particle complex subunit 12-like has product MESESSISDSETHPLSDQIDDACHDMSSLEELASRGAWRSIIDKVSRARALSLLHKPHDHLTYLAFNALAFTKLRRFNEASAELDSLEDLHSSHYRYETYPKIYPNRIGSMVPFSLRWVHALIPIKLGQRQQGMDRFYILLDFVRGKINEKEKQNNLGVSLNLWRKREVFVVNCIIGNHLSQKEFGVCLSLMKELLSRDCSDPLLVSQLGYMQLQIGDLEGAKISFLKVEELGKSNNGSLSEVEFRNLVNRNKALVYLVGKDYVSAVREYEECIERDSADVVAVNNKALCLMYLRDLSDSIKVLESALERVPTVALNETLVVNLCSMYELAYVNHSDVKRTLSSWIARVAPDDFDASCTRT; this is encoded by the coding sequence ATGGAATCGGAATCTTCAATCTCCGATTCTGAAACACACCCTCTCTCGGACCAAATCGACGACGCGTGCCACGACATGAGCTCCCTGGAAGAGCTCGCGAGTCGCGGCGCTTGGCGTTCCATCATCGACAAGGTCTCACGCGCCCGCGCTCTCTCTCTCCTCCACAAGCCCCACGACCACCTCACCTACCTCGCTTTCAACGCCCTCGCCTTCACAAAACTACGTCGTTTCAACGAAGCCTCCGCGGAACTCGATTCCCTCGAAGACCTCCACAGTTCCCACTACCGCTACGAAACCTACCCCAAAATCTACCCCAATCGGATTGGATCCATGGTCCCTTTCTCCCTCCGCTGGGTACACGCCCTAATTCCCATCAAATTAGGGCAACGTCAGCAAGGCATGGATCGCTTCTACATTCTTCTCGATTTCGTGCGTGGAAAGATTAATGAAAAGGAGAAACAGAACAACCTCGGTGTCTCCCTTAATCTGTGGCGTAAAAGAGAGGTTTTTGTCGTGAATTGCATCATAGGGAACCATTTGAGTCAGAAAGAGTTTGGTGTGTGCTTAAGCTTGATGAAGGAGCTTCTCTCTCGCGATTGTTCTGACCCTTTGCTGGTTTCGCAGCTTGGGTATATGCAGTTGCAGATTGGGGACTTGGAGGGTGCGAAAATTTCGTTCTTGAAGGTGGAGGAATTGGGGAAGAGTAATAATGGTTCATTGAGTGAGGTTGAGTTCAGGAACCTTGTGAATAGGAACAAGGCGTTGGTGTATTTGGTTGGGAAGGATTATGTGTCTGCGGTGAGGGAGTACGAGGAGTGCATTGAGAGGGACAGTGCGGATGTTGTGGCAGTGAACAACAAGGCTCTGTGTTTGATGTATCTGAGGGACTTGTCGGATTCTATTAAGGTGTTGGAGAGTGCGCTTGAGAGAGTTCCCACTGTGGCTCTCAATGAGACGCTTGTTGTCAATTTGTGTAGTATGTATGAGTTGGCGTATGTTAATCACTCTGATGTTAAGAGAACGCTTAGTAGCTGGATTGCTCGTGTTGCACCTGATGATTTTGATGCATCTTGTACTCGTACATGA
- the LOC114381180 gene encoding aspartic proteinase-like protein 1: MQWRLLLLLLLELTARAMPYPITFSARLVHRFADEMKPVRPPTGYWPDQRSMRYYQMLLTGDILRRKIKVGGTRYQLLFPSHGSKTMSLGNDFGWLHYTWIDIGTPSTSFLVALDAGSDLLWIPCDCVQCAPLSSSYYSNLDRDLNEYSPSRSLSSKHLSCSHQLCDKGSNCKSSQQQCPYMVSYLSENTSSSGLLVEDILHLQSGGTLSNSSVQAPVVLGCGMKQSGGYLDGVAPDGLLGLGPGESSVPSFLAKSGLIHYSFSLCFNEDDSGRMFFGDQGPTSQQSTSFLPLDGLYSIYIIGVESCCIGNSCLKMTSFKAQVDSGTSFTFLPGHVYGAITEEFDQQVNGSRSSFEGSPWEYCYVPSSQDLPKVPSFTLMFQHNNSFVVYDPVFVFYGNEGVIGFCLAILPTEGDMGTIGQNFMTGYRLVFDRGNKKLAWSRSNCQDLSLGKRMPLSPNETSSNPLPTDEQQRTNGHAVAPAVAGRAPHKPSAASSRMISSCRVHWHCYLFLLLLLVSALY; this comes from the exons ATGCAGTGGCGGTTGCTGCTTTTGTTGCTTTTGGAGCTAACGGCTCGCGCAATGCCGTATCCGATCACTTTTTCCGCGCGCCTCGTTCACCGCTTCGCCGACGAAATGAAACCGGTTCGGCCTCCGACCGGCTACTGGCCGGACCAGCGGAGCATGCGCTACTACCAGATGCTTCTCACCGGCGACATTCTCCGGCGCAAGATCAAAGTCGGAGGCACACGCTACCAGCTACTGTTTCCTTCTCACGGCAGCAAAACGATGTCGCTCGGCAACGACTTCGGCTG GTTACATTACACGTGGATTGATATAGGAACACCGAGTACTTCGTTTCTCGTGGCGTTGGACGCAGGGAGTGATCTTCTTTGGATTCCGTGTGATTGCGTACAGTGCGCTCCATTGTCATCGAGCTACTATTCCAATCTG GATAGAGACCTGAATGAGTATAGTCCGTCTCGGTCGCTATCCAGTAAGCATCTATCTTGCAGTCATCAGTTGTGTGATAAGGGTTCCAATTGTAAAAGTTCCCAGCAGCAGTGTCCATACATGGTCAGTTACTTGTCGGAGAACACGTCGAGTTCTGGATTGTTAGTTGAGGACATACTGCATCTTCAGTCAGGCGGCACTTTATCAAACTCATCTGTTCAGGCTCCAGTTGTTCTTGG GTGTGGTATGAAGCAAAGTGGTGGTTATTTGGATGGGGTTGCTCCAGATGGCCTATTAGGTTTGGGGCCTGGGGAGAGTTCAGTTCCAAGTTTTCTTGCTAAATCAGGATTAATCCACTATTCTTTTTCATTGTGCTTTAATGAAGATGATTCTGGTAGAATGTTTTTTGGGGACCAGGGACCAACCAGCCAACAGTCTACTTCATTCTTGCCTTTGGATGGATTATA TTCAATCTACATTATTGGAGTGGAGTCATGTTGTATTGGGAATTCTTGTCTTAAAATGACAAGTTTTAAAGCACAGGTGGATAGTGGGACGTCATTTACATTTCTTCCTGGCCATGTGTATGGAGCAATAACTGAGGAG TTTGATCAACAAGTAAATGGTTCAAGATCTAGCTTTGAAGGATCTCCTTGGGAGTATTGTTATGTTCCCAG TTCGCAAGACTTGCCAAAAGTTCCCAGCTTTACTCTCATGTTCCAACACAATAACAGTTTTGTGGTCTATGATCCCGTGTTTGTATTCTATGGCAATGAG GGAGTCATTGGATTTTGTTTAGCCATATTGCCAACTGAAGGAGATATGGGAACAATTGGAC AGAACTTCATGACAGGATACCGTTTGGTATTTGATAGGGGAAACAAGAAGCTAGCATGGTCACGCTCAAATT GTCAGGATCTGAGTCTAGGCAAGAGGATGCCCCTTTCTCCAAATGAGACTTCATCAAACCCATTGCCTACAGATGAGCAACAAAGAACGAATGGGCATGCAGTTGCTCCAGCTGTTGCTGGAAGAGCTCCCCACAAACCTTCGGCTGCTTCATCTCGGATGATTTCATCGTGCCGGGTACATTGGCACTGCTATTTGTTTCTTCTACTTCTACTTGTGTCTGCCCTTTACTGA